Part of the Paenibacillus kyungheensis genome, CAGAATATGTACGCACAAGTCCGCTTGCCATTTCATCCAGTGCTAATGCTTTGCCTCCATTATACCAACGGGCTAACGTTGTACCATCCATGCTCATTCCATCTGGAATTAACATAATCACATTTTTGGCACGAATTTCTGGCTGTTCTTTACTCGCCGCACTAACCGTTTCGCCAGCAAGACCGAGCAGTAATGAGACAGCCAGTGTACCCGCTGTAATAGAAAGGTGCAGCTGATGTAATCTGCGTTTGTTGATCATCTTAAATATAACAATCATCCCCTTTTTTCTTTATGAACAGGATGATTGTAGCAATCAATGATCAATTTAATACCTTTATTACGTGCAATCTTTGTTAAAATCAAACCTAATCATTAACGCTATATTAAATCTTTTATTTCATATGTCATTATTCAAATAAACCTTATAAAACCTTTTATACAGGCAATATTTACACATTATTCACGATTTTTTTATAGATTTCAATCGCACTTGCACGTGATTGTTTAAGATCAACGATCGCATTTTTTTGCGGTTGATGAATTTCTTTCGCAGATAAGTGTTTTAGCTCTGGCATCCATTCACGAATATAGTCGCCTTCTGGATCATACTTGGCAGACTGAGTTACTGGATTGACTACCCGGAAATAAGGAGCCGAATTGATACCTAAGGAAGCACACCACATCCAGTTGCCCCGATTGATCACATTATCATAATCCAGTAATTTGCGACGGAAATACTGCTCGCCTAATGTAAAAGGACATTGCAGATTTTTGGTCAAAAACATACCCGATAAAATCCGCAACCGATTGTGGATTCGCCCTGTTTCATTAAGCTGTCTCATCGACGCATCTATAACTGGAATACCTGTTTCTCCTTTATACCATGCTTCAAAATGCTGATCGGTCAATTCAGACAGATCATACTTGTGTTCATATTTAAAATAATGCTCATCATAGATCGCCTGATATAAGTAGAAATCACGAAAAGATAGCTGTCGCACCCATTCTTCGTGTCCCTGTGTACGCAAAGCATCGTCAAGCATCTGCCGAATCGAAATCGCTCCAATCGTTACATGTGGATTCAGATCGCTAGAGGGATCAATACTGTAATAATCACGTTCTTCACCATAATCAACTATTTTGCTTTGAAGAAATGTATGCAAGATCGGTTCTGGATCTTCTGCCGGTTCATAATCATCCAATGAAAAAGGTAAATCAAACTCATTCGACAATGGTAAAGGATCACGCGAAACATGCAAGTCTTTGAGACTGATACTGGACGCATGATTAGGATGCTGTTCGAGAAAGTCTAACCATTTACGATGAAAGGGAGCAAACACTTTATAAAATCCATCTTTGCCTGTGAAATCTGTAAATGGCTCGACATCGATTAACATATGATCGACAAGTAATGTAAAAGCGACATCGGCTTTGTCTGCAACAGCTTTTAATTTGCGATCTCGTTCTTTGGCATACGGAGTAAAATCGCGGTGAGTCACCACTTCATCAATATCAAGCTTGTCCAATACCTGCTCTAACACCGTATCAGGCTGTCCATATACGATATGTAACGTTTTGTGTTGAGCTTGATATAACTTCTGGAGACGATGCACATGGCGTAGAAAGTTCACACCGCTATGCTCTTTTTCTCTTCCTTTTCGCAATAAAAAAGGATCAATAATCAGTAGATGTACACTTTGTGCTTCGGCGTCATGAATATAATTAAATCCGACTAGATCATGAGCTCGCAAATCTTTGCGATGAATAAATAATTTCAAAAGGAATTCCTCCTATAATGTACGTCTGCTACTCTTTATTAGGGATTACCCTTTTGCCGTACTTTCATTCAACCGTTCAATGATTTCAGTCAACGTCATATCTGTCATAGATGTTAATCGTAGATCATGGTGTTCAAATGGCAAAAAGGATGTCACCGGATTCGGCACAATCGTACAGCGTAATCCAGCGGCTTTGGCGGCAGTCAATCCATTTAACGAATCTTCAAAAGCCAGTGCTTCGTACGGTTCAACTCCAAGCGCTGTCACCACCTGTGTATACAATTCTGGATCAGGTTTCACTTTGGTGACATCATCACTGGTGCGAATGACTTGAAAATAGTCTGCCAATCCTAGCTTCGTTAAAAAGCGCTCAATCCATGCACGATTCGAGCTGGTTGCCAGACCTATTTTCAATCCCAATTGCTGTGCTTCGGCTAGATACTCATGTACACCTGCGCGAGCTTCTAAATGTTCCATTTTCTGATCGTGTAAACGGCTGACCGCTTGATCCACTTCTGCTGAAATACCCGGTTGCTTCAATGTGAGATCAATATAATCTAGAAATTCTGTTCCATGTGTACCAATACTCGGTGCAAATTGTTCCAGCGCAAGCTCCATTTTATACGTACGCAGTACCTCTTGATAACACTCAAACCACACACTTTCGGTATCCAATATTAACCCATCAAAATCAAAAACAACTGCTTTTATCATTCCCTTTTCTCCCCTTTAGTCCAAGTATTTATCTACATCTATTTAGTCGTTAAATCGTTTATCACATCAGCTATTTCCCTATCTCTTTTCTTTTTAAACATTTTGTCTGTTCATGTAATCTTTTGTCAAACGATTAAGACAGATTGTTTAAATCACAATGCTGTCGGGTAATGTTAACTATCAGCGAGTTCGAGCTAAAGCATAGACGGCTTGTTGATCATTTAAAAATGATTCCTTTACATTAAATACAAATTTATTCTATTTGAACAGGAGATGTTAATGATGAGTAACGATAACGGTTTGGGCGATAAAGTAAAAGGTGCAGTATCTAAAGCTAAAGGCGAAGTGAAAGATCAAGTAGGTAATGCTACAAATAACACTTCTCTACAAGCAGAAGGTAAAGTAGATAAAGCTAAAGGCGCAGTACAACAAAAAGTCGGCGAAGCAAAAGACGATCATAACCGCCACTAAAATTAAATTTCACCACAATCCCCTATAGCATATGCAGTCATAAATATATTTTATAAAAAAACTCACCTCATTTGATACGAGGTGAGTTTTTTGTTGCTATTAATTAGTCTTATTCTTTCCCTTTTACAAAAGTACCCGAATCCATCATGATCACAGTAGTAGAAGCATCTACATCGGCATCATCATATACAGTATGCGTATATTCAGGAGCAGGAAGCGGATGACTAGCATCTACTCGATAAAAAACACCGTATTCGTTGTAAATCGTGCCCACTCTGTTTTGCAGTTCTTCCATTTGTGTAGAACTTGCCAATTGTTGATCTGTAACTCCATTAGCACTTGCAAAGCTATGCACAGCTACACCAGCAGTCAATACAAGCGCACTTGCTACTGTAATGACACTTAACTTCTTCATCATAAACGCATCACCTACTTTATTTTATATGTACTTTTTAAATTTAACATTTATTAGATAATAATACCATTTTAAGGTTAATGATTTTCGACAATAAACTATTTAAGATCTTTCTTGGCGATCTGCAAACAAGAAAATGACAAATACTATGAAAGAAATTAATACGAAATACATATTTTCTACCCAATCGAGTTTATATAATGTATCTGTAAACAAGCGATAGAGCACAATCAAAATACCGGATACCACCATAGACAAAATAAAGCTGATAATTTTCTTTTTCATATATTATATTTGCATCCATCTCATGATGTCATTGTGGGATGTCCTTTCTTCTAGTTTGTTGAAGTTTTCATTCTAAACTTGTCATCTATATAAATCAAATACCTTCTCAAACAAAAAAAGACCCAATTTCTTGGGTCTTTTCGTATATTTAGCAGTGATATTCTGTTTCTTATTTAACCCATTGTACGATTTCGTCTAGAGATCTTCTTGCTTTAGGGCGTAATTCTTTTTCTGTACGGTAGCCAAAAGCAGCCATAACACTTACGCCGTACTCGCCGCTACCCATTAGACCTGCATCGCTCAAAATTTGTTCAACTGCTTCTTTTTGGAAGCCTTCGATCGGACAAGAGTCGATACCGATTTCTGCCGCAGCCGTCATCATATTACCTAGTGCAATATAGGTTTGTTTGGAAGCCCAGTCAAAAAGAGCACGTTCGCTTTCCAACAAGTTCAAGTCTCTTTCTTGGAACTCTTTATAACGTGGAAGAATTGTTTCGAACATTTCTGCTGGCATTTGTTTTACTTCGATCATTTGATCACGCAAATAATCAGAATCATAACGTACATCTGTACGCGCCAAAATGACTACAAAGTGACTTGCTGTTGGTAATTGACCTTGTGCACCCCATGTAAATTCACGTAATTTCTCACGCAATTCCGGGCTTTGGATTACTAGAAATTTCCAGGGCTCTGAGCCCACAGAACTTGGTGACAAGCGACCTGTTTCTAAAATAAATTCAAAATCGTCTTCGGAAATTTTTTGCTCTGGATCAAATGCTTTGGTAGCATGTCTTGCTTCATAAGCTTGCAAAATCTCTTGTTTGCGTTGTTCTTTATTCATGGATATCTCTCCTATGCCTATAATTTATTCTCTATTGTAATATGCACGATATATAACATACTTACTT contains:
- a CDS encoding cryptochrome/photolyase family protein; amino-acid sequence: MKLFIHRKDLRAHDLVGFNYIHDAEAQSVHLLIIDPFLLRKGREKEHSGVNFLRHVHRLQKLYQAQHKTLHIVYGQPDTVLEQVLDKLDIDEVVTHRDFTPYAKERDRKLKAVADKADVAFTLLVDHMLIDVEPFTDFTGKDGFYKVFAPFHRKWLDFLEQHPNHASSISLKDLHVSRDPLPLSNEFDLPFSLDDYEPAEDPEPILHTFLQSKIVDYGEERDYYSIDPSSDLNPHVTIGAISIRQMLDDALRTQGHEEWVRQLSFRDFYLYQAIYDEHYFKYEHKYDLSELTDQHFEAWYKGETGIPVIDASMRQLNETGRIHNRLRILSGMFLTKNLQCPFTLGEQYFRRKLLDYDNVINRGNWMWCASLGINSAPYFRVVNPVTQSAKYDPEGDYIREWMPELKHLSAKEIHQPQKNAIVDLKQSRASAIEIYKKIVNNV
- a CDS encoding HAD family hydrolase, with translation MIKAVVFDFDGLILDTESVWFECYQEVLRTYKMELALEQFAPSIGTHGTEFLDYIDLTLKQPGISAEVDQAVSRLHDQKMEHLEARAGVHEYLAEAQQLGLKIGLATSSNRAWIERFLTKLGLADYFQVIRTSDDVTKVKPDPELYTQVVTALGVEPYEALAFEDSLNGLTAAKAAGLRCTIVPNPVTSFLPFEHHDLRLTSMTDMTLTEIIERLNESTAKG
- a CDS encoding CsbD family protein, giving the protein MSNDNGLGDKVKGAVSKAKGEVKDQVGNATNNTSLQAEGKVDKAKGAVQQKVGEAKDDHNRH
- a CDS encoding NAD(P)H-dependent oxidoreductase, coding for MNKEQRKQEILQAYEARHATKAFDPEQKISEDDFEFILETGRLSPSSVGSEPWKFLVIQSPELREKLREFTWGAQGQLPTASHFVVILARTDVRYDSDYLRDQMIEVKQMPAEMFETILPRYKEFQERDLNLLESERALFDWASKQTYIALGNMMTAAAEIGIDSCPIEGFQKEAVEQILSDAGLMGSGEYGVSVMAAFGYRTEKELRPKARRSLDEIVQWVK